One part of the Acetoanaerobium sticklandii genome encodes these proteins:
- a CDS encoding Gx transporter family protein, whose protein sequence is MNRTKKLVYLSLMISQSLVLYIIESFLPPLSFIAPGAKLGLANIITLSVLYISGVRDAFVVLSMRILISSLFSGGVSSFIYSISGGMLSLLAMSATKKLSRFDISIVGVSVSGALFYNIGQLLAAAAIIRNIKILMYLPVLAYVSVGTGIFVGIVSKFLVERSGFKKYITKAP, encoded by the coding sequence ATGAACAGAACTAAAAAGCTAGTTTATTTATCGCTGATGATTTCTCAAAGCCTAGTGCTATATATCATAGAGTCGTTTTTACCACCTTTATCATTTATTGCTCCTGGAGCAAAATTAGGTCTTGCAAATATCATAACCTTAAGTGTGCTATATATTTCTGGGGTGAGAGATGCTTTTGTAGTGTTATCTATGAGAATATTGATTTCATCTCTTTTTTCAGGAGGAGTATCTTCTTTTATATATAGTATTTCTGGAGGGATGCTCAGCTTACTCGCTATGTCAGCCACTAAAAAGCTTTCTCGTTTTGACATAAGCATAGTAGGGGTAAGCGTATCGGGTGCGTTGTTTTACAATATAGGGCAGCTTCTTGCTGCTGCAGCTATAATTAGAAATATAAAAATTCTTATGTATCTGCCTGTACTTGCATATGTATCTGTTGGAACAGGGATATTTGTTGGAATAGTATCAAAATTTTTAGTTGAAAGATCTGGGTTTAAAAAATATATTACTAAAGCTCCTTAA
- a CDS encoding ABC transporter substrate-binding protein — MSKNRIKIAILLSVIIVIGFVSYIYTQNNQSIKEQVVINYYSQPDINGVVSEIISNFEKLHPDIKVNLVELPPNTDDKLITIKKAFQSGEMQVDVFDSDIVWPPIFAASGWAEPLDEHVSKEELEKFLPEAVNANLYMGQLWGLPYRIDAGMLYYRKDLLEKYNKNVPMTWDELVETSIYIMEREDNIKGFGASWDEFEGLTANALEYIWSFGGSVFSDTHSQQVNINTKESIDALSFMVDMIHKHKITSNEITVYSSGDVRESFFNGDIIFMRDWSSGWELSQDAQNSQVVGKVGISELPLGDMKGNNYTTLGGWQVMVSSFSNKKEAAIEFAKYRTSEEAQKVGALKMSHLPSIKKLYNDSEINESMPFLKYMYPSFEKAYLRPVSPYYAEISKTIQNSVHRALLNELTPTQAIELIEMNLKNITQTKQVVAN; from the coding sequence ATGAGTAAAAACAGAATAAAAATTGCTATATTGCTTTCTGTAATAATCGTCATTGGATTTGTGTCATATATATATACTCAAAATAATCAATCTATAAAAGAGCAAGTGGTTATCAATTATTATTCGCAACCGGATATCAATGGTGTGGTGTCAGAAATTATAAGTAATTTTGAAAAGCTACATCCAGATATAAAAGTCAATCTAGTTGAGCTTCCACCTAATACAGACGATAAGCTTATTACTATAAAAAAAGCTTTCCAATCAGGAGAAATGCAAGTAGATGTTTTTGATTCTGATATAGTTTGGCCACCGATTTTTGCAGCCTCAGGCTGGGCTGAGCCATTGGATGAGCATGTAAGCAAAGAGGAGCTAGAAAAATTTCTTCCTGAAGCAGTAAACGCTAATCTGTATATGGGACAGCTGTGGGGATTGCCATATAGAATAGATGCAGGAATGCTTTACTATAGAAAGGATTTACTTGAAAAGTATAATAAAAATGTACCGATGACCTGGGATGAACTTGTAGAGACTTCTATTTATATCATGGAAAGAGAAGATAATATAAAAGGGTTTGGAGCTTCTTGGGATGAATTTGAAGGACTTACTGCAAATGCACTGGAATATATTTGGAGCTTCGGAGGAAGCGTATTTTCAGATACTCACTCTCAGCAAGTAAATATTAACACTAAGGAATCCATTGATGCATTATCCTTTATGGTGGATATGATACATAAGCACAAGATTACTTCTAATGAAATAACTGTATATAGTAGTGGAGACGTAAGAGAGAGCTTTTTTAATGGAGATATTATTTTTATGAGAGATTGGTCTAGTGGATGGGAGCTTTCTCAAGATGCCCAGAATTCTCAGGTAGTAGGTAAAGTTGGGATATCTGAGCTTCCTCTTGGTGATATGAAAGGAAATAACTATACTACGCTTGGAGGATGGCAGGTAATGGTGTCATCATTTTCCAATAAAAAGGAAGCAGCTATAGAGTTTGCAAAATACAGAACCTCAGAAGAAGCTCAAAAAGTTGGGGCTTTGAAAATGAGCCATCTACCTTCTATTAAAAAGCTATACAATGATTCAGAAATAAATGAAAGTATGCCATTTTTGAAATATATGTACCCATCTTTTGAAAAAGCATATTTAAGACCTGTGTCACCTTATTACGCAGAGATATCAAAAACAATTCAAAATTCAGTGCATAGAGCTTTATTAAATGAATTAACTCCAACTCAAGCTATAGAATTGATTGAAATGAACTTAAAGAATATAACTCAGACTAAACAGGTTGTTGCAAATTAA
- a CDS encoding dicarboxylate/amino acid:cation symporter: protein MKKMGLTGKIFLGLILGAIFGIVLHYFVPAGNFRDNVIIGGVLRLFGRGFVQSIQMLVVPLVFASLVGGAAAIGDVKKLGRIGIKTVGFYMVTTALAITVALLIGELINPGYGLDLSQIVTSEPTIGEKSNLVDVLLGIIPTNPVNGLASGNMLQIIFFAILTGITVAVLGEKAKAFSDFINALNEIMMKMTMIIMLFAPIGVFCLIASTFATTGWDAFVPLLKYMVAVILALFIQASGTYMAMLSIFAKLNPIRFFKNFAPVMNLAFSTASSNASIPLNIETMEKRMGVSKSVASFTIPLGATINMDGTAIMQGVAVVFVSQVYGIELTLASFLTIILTATLASIGTAGVPGVGLVTLSMVLTSVGLPVEGIALIMGIDRLLDMTRTVVNITGDAVCTLIIAKKENEFDQEIFYNDNSELEEAAM, encoded by the coding sequence ATGAAGAAAATGGGACTGACGGGGAAAATATTCCTTGGCCTTATTCTGGGAGCTATATTTGGAATAGTACTTCATTATTTTGTTCCAGCTGGTAATTTTAGAGATAATGTAATTATTGGTGGAGTTTTAAGACTTTTTGGAAGAGGTTTTGTACAATCTATTCAAATGTTAGTGGTACCACTTGTTTTCGCTTCCTTAGTAGGAGGAGCAGCTGCTATTGGAGATGTAAAAAAACTTGGTAGAATAGGTATTAAAACTGTAGGATTCTATATGGTTACTACTGCACTTGCTATTACTGTAGCATTACTTATTGGAGAACTTATCAATCCGGGTTACGGATTAGATTTATCTCAAATAGTTACATCTGAACCGACTATAGGAGAAAAATCCAATCTTGTTGACGTTCTTTTAGGTATTATACCTACAAATCCTGTCAATGGATTGGCATCAGGAAATATGCTTCAGATTATATTCTTTGCTATATTAACAGGAATTACAGTGGCTGTCCTTGGTGAAAAAGCTAAGGCTTTCTCAGATTTTATTAATGCACTTAATGAAATCATGATGAAAATGACTATGATTATAATGCTGTTTGCACCTATAGGAGTATTTTGCTTAATAGCTTCTACATTTGCAACTACTGGATGGGATGCATTTGTTCCTTTACTTAAGTATATGGTGGCTGTTATTTTAGCTTTATTTATTCAGGCAAGTGGAACCTATATGGCAATGCTTTCAATATTTGCAAAGCTAAATCCAATCCGTTTCTTCAAAAACTTTGCACCTGTAATGAATCTAGCGTTTTCAACAGCTTCATCGAATGCATCTATACCTCTTAATATTGAAACAATGGAAAAACGTATGGGAGTTTCAAAATCTGTAGCATCCTTTACTATACCACTGGGTGCAACTATAAATATGGATGGAACTGCTATAATGCAAGGGGTTGCAGTAGTATTTGTATCACAGGTTTATGGAATTGAGCTTACTCTAGCATCGTTTTTAACAATTATTCTTACTGCTACATTAGCGTCTATAGGTACGGCAGGAGTTCCTGGAGTTGGTCTTGTAACGCTTTCTATGGTTTTAACCTCAGTAGGATTGCCAGTTGAAGGAATAGCTCTGATAATGGGAATAGATAGATTGCTAGATATGACTAGAACAGTTGTTAATATTACTGGTGATGCAGTATGTACTCTTATAATTGCGAAAAAAGAAAATGAATTCGACCAAGAGATATTTTACAATGACAACTCTGAATTAGAAGAAGCTGCAATGTAA
- a CDS encoding metal ABC transporter ATP-binding protein, with the protein MKEKILEVKNLSFSYKDQKVLSDLSFDVYKGDYFGILGPNGSGKTTLLKLCLGLISSKEGTIKIFGENIKDTAQKNKISYISQKSNAFNVSFPATVQELIYSSLRSVGYDSKSSKKMTSDAIDLVGIGHIADRRIGNLSGGQQQKAFIAKAISSKPEIIFLDEPTVGIDYGSEGFFYEAMHMLNQKGVTICMISHDISAITSYANRVACIGEDTFHIHESNDIMDIETSLKKIYGKKMRLVTH; encoded by the coding sequence ATGAAAGAAAAGATTTTAGAAGTCAAAAATCTTAGCTTTAGTTATAAAGATCAGAAAGTTCTATCAGATCTTTCTTTCGATGTATATAAAGGAGATTATTTTGGTATATTAGGACCTAACGGTTCTGGGAAGACTACGCTTTTAAAGCTGTGCTTAGGTTTAATCAGCAGTAAAGAAGGAACAATAAAGATTTTTGGTGAGAATATAAAGGATACTGCTCAAAAAAATAAAATATCATATATTTCACAAAAATCAAATGCTTTTAATGTGAGCTTCCCTGCAACTGTGCAGGAACTTATTTACTCAAGCTTAAGGTCAGTAGGATATGATTCGAAATCGTCTAAAAAAATGACTAGCGATGCAATAGACTTGGTGGGTATAGGTCATATAGCAGATAGAAGAATAGGAAATTTATCTGGAGGACAGCAGCAGAAAGCATTTATAGCTAAAGCTATATCCTCAAAGCCCGAGATAATATTTCTAGATGAGCCTACAGTTGGTATAGATTATGGCTCAGAAGGATTTTTTTATGAAGCTATGCATATGCTAAATCAAAAAGGCGTGACTATATGTATGATTAGCCATGATATATCAGCTATTACATCTTATGCAAATAGAGTTGCTTGCATAGGTGAGGATACTTTTCACATCCACGAAAGCAATGACATCATGGATATAGAGACATCGCTTAAAAAAATATACGGCAAAAAAATGAGATTGGTAACACATTAG
- a CDS encoding metal ABC transporter permease, with protein MLEYAFMQRALIGGLLVSIIAPFMGTFIVVRRMSLIGDSLSHVALSGIVLAALFGIEPIYGAVVITVIAAYFIFFLRENYASYEEISLAIIMSSGIALASVLMGFSKNIRGNFLSYLFGSITGISNQDIYIMIALSIIIFAFWGVNYYKLFHMAFDEESAKAMGIKTDKLGKIFIILIALCVVVSMRIVGVLLISSMMVIPVAAAMQYTLSFKQTIISSIIIAVISVIGGITLSFYFDLASGGTIVLISVIILIASILLKGRR; from the coding sequence ATGCTAGAATACGCATTTATGCAAAGGGCACTGATAGGCGGTTTATTAGTCTCGATTATCGCTCCTTTTATGGGAACCTTTATTGTGGTAAGGAGAATGTCTCTTATAGGAGACAGTTTATCCCATGTTGCACTTTCTGGAATAGTTTTAGCTGCATTATTTGGGATTGAGCCTATTTATGGAGCAGTGGTTATAACAGTAATTGCTGCATATTTTATTTTCTTCCTCAGAGAAAATTACGCCTCGTATGAAGAAATATCACTTGCTATTATAATGTCATCAGGGATTGCATTGGCATCAGTTCTTATGGGATTTTCTAAAAATATAAGAGGTAATTTTTTATCATATTTGTTTGGAAGCATAACAGGAATAAGCAATCAGGATATATATATTATGATTGCCTTATCAATTATAATATTTGCTTTTTGGGGAGTAAATTATTATAAGTTGTTTCACATGGCATTTGATGAAGAAAGCGCTAAAGCTATGGGAATAAAAACTGATAAGCTAGGTAAGATATTTATAATTTTAATAGCACTTTGTGTTGTTGTATCTATGAGGATTGTAGGAGTTTTGCTTATATCTTCGATGATGGTGATTCCTGTAGCTGCGGCAATGCAATATACACTTAGTTTCAAGCAAACTATAATTTCATCAATAATAATAGCAGTTATTTCAGTAATTGGTGGAATAACACTTTCTTTCTATTTTGATTTGGCTTCAGGGGGAACTATAGTATTAATAAGTGTAATAATACTTATAGCTAGTATATTGCTTAAGGGTAGGAGATGA
- a CDS encoding Fur family transcriptional regulator, with protein MINKEEIIEKLRNNGQRLTRIKSEVVDIFLETKGYLDAATVHEKLDKNADLSTVYRNLESLYDAGVLDIVYKNDKRWFKLIESHEHTHYVVCEKCGSKKELDFCPFSHINSQIEGYDIHSHVFELFGICPKCRKND; from the coding sequence TTGATTAACAAAGAAGAAATCATAGAAAAATTAAGAAATAATGGACAAAGGCTAACTAGAATTAAATCTGAAGTTGTAGATATTTTTCTAGAGACCAAGGGATATCTTGATGCTGCAACTGTCCATGAAAAACTAGATAAAAATGCAGATTTATCTACAGTATATAGAAATTTAGAATCACTATATGATGCAGGGGTTTTAGATATAGTATACAAGAACGACAAAAGATGGTTTAAGCTTATTGAATCGCATGAACATACTCACTACGTAGTATGTGAAAAATGCGGAAGTAAAAAAGAGCTGGATTTTTGTCCGTTTTCTCATATAAATAGTCAAATAGAAGGATATGATATACACTCGCATGTGTTTGAGCTTTTTGGAATATGTCCGAAATGCAGGAAAAATGATTAA
- a CDS encoding methyl-accepting chemotaxis protein, which yields MKLHNSENIEHGKNSFFKRKEQPVCGEMHEVIHILDGRFKGQHQAFPEVKHSIHKSLVVYLNKLLESENILSKSVKKLMKVVIGISNFDVETKHLSGKLKVLSEDLSVLSESNLALVEETTASMNSVSDSVFNASDTMEKLSESATYVLEKNKNGLGSLENLNNIKEDMVKSAEGMGYKIDHLIGLTENVKNIVGTVETIAAQTNLLALNASIEAARAGEHGRGFSVVAEEIRKLAEMTKNSLTDMRSLMEEIQISANESKQSMGNTLDSTHTMNSMIDEIHDTIDENVNLLERVVLDIKSINTDFYGIKNAVYNINEAMEASSKDAEELNLLTIKIKNDSEYSAKMAETISKIDSEITEIIHEQIHSLNNSAHPVTNEDLLSELQNARLSHKAWLSKLKEMAEKKEVLPLQINSKKCAFGHFYQSFEIHNPDLLEEWKMIDELHKKFHQTGSNAINAIGLNDTEKLAPLIKEAEHLSENLFEVLDKLTDKIKKAESI from the coding sequence ATGAAATTACACAATTCAGAAAATATTGAGCACGGCAAAAATAGCTTTTTTAAACGAAAAGAACAACCTGTGTGTGGTGAGATGCATGAAGTAATTCATATTTTAGATGGAAGATTTAAGGGACAACATCAAGCATTTCCAGAAGTAAAACATAGTATTCATAAATCTTTGGTTGTATATCTAAATAAATTATTAGAATCTGAGAATATACTTTCTAAGTCCGTAAAAAAGCTCATGAAGGTTGTAATTGGAATCAGCAATTTTGATGTAGAAACTAAACATTTGTCAGGAAAGCTTAAAGTACTATCAGAAGATTTATCAGTATTAAGTGAATCTAATTTGGCTTTAGTTGAAGAAACAACAGCGAGTATGAATTCAGTTAGTGATTCTGTTTTTAATGCTTCAGATACAATGGAAAAACTTTCTGAATCTGCGACCTATGTGTTGGAAAAGAATAAAAATGGATTAGGAAGTCTAGAAAATTTAAATAACATTAAAGAGGATATGGTTAAATCAGCAGAAGGGATGGGATATAAAATTGATCATTTGATTGGATTGACAGAAAATGTAAAGAACATTGTTGGTACTGTTGAAACAATTGCGGCTCAGACAAATTTACTTGCTTTAAATGCTTCAATAGAAGCGGCTAGAGCTGGAGAACATGGTAGAGGATTTTCAGTTGTTGCTGAAGAAATTAGAAAACTTGCAGAAATGACAAAAAATAGTTTAACAGATATGCGTAGCTTGATGGAGGAAATTCAAATTTCAGCAAATGAAAGTAAGCAAAGCATGGGAAATACTCTTGACTCAACTCACACTATGAACAGCATGATTGATGAAATTCACGATACTATTGATGAAAATGTAAATTTACTTGAAAGAGTAGTTTTAGATATTAAGTCTATAAATACGGATTTTTATGGAATAAAAAATGCTGTATATAATATTAATGAGGCAATGGAGGCTTCAAGCAAAGATGCTGAAGAGCTGAATTTATTAACTATAAAAATAAAAAATGATTCAGAGTACAGTGCTAAAATGGCAGAAACAATTTCTAAGATTGATTCTGAAATAACTGAAATAATTCACGAACAAATACATTCCTTAAACAACAGTGCACATCCAGTTACTAATGAGGACCTACTTTCAGAATTACAAAATGCAAGATTATCTCATAAAGCTTGGCTTAGTAAATTAAAAGAGATGGCTGAAAAGAAGGAAGTACTACCTCTTCAGATTAATTCAAAAAAATGTGCATTTGGCCATTTTTATCAATCATTTGAAATACATAACCCAGACCTACTAGAAGAATGGAAAATGATAGATGAGCTACATAAAAAATTCCATCAAACTGGTTCAAACGCAATTAATGCCATTGGATTAAATGACACAGAAAAATTAGCTCCATTAATTAAAGAGGCTGAGCATCTTTCAGAAAATTTATTTGAAGTTTTAGACAAGCTGACAGATAAAATTAAAAAAGCTGAAAGCATATAG
- a CDS encoding methyl-accepting chemotaxis protein codes for MKENKNIVSIGIRLMIPILLIITLSIGSISIYSFLQQKNIINEQMEVVASTEIQEISLSIESGNKNIATLSEALNKNFIIQAKLVAETIAKNPNALETQAMIDLAKRVGVEEIHVTDENGVLRWGNIPDFFGFDFSTSEQTKPFYDGVGNPDFELAQEASQRGTDGKYFQYIGVSRIDSPGVVQIGVLPSELENLIKNSDINTIIAESSIGFGGNAFLVDKEGAISSHNDSSLVGTNLNETDWGKVILENKTGNANYLRDSDKKYANFIQLEDSILVVELSRSEFEAPLDKLKLTISIASIVAILLSGFVIFLFSRRLVINPLVEIMKLMEKAESGDLTVRSSITQNTELGKLSLSFNEMMNKFGLLVGELKNVSQEVSLSSIKLIESSDQSAVIGEQLSDAINEVAQGANDQAKDAENGLQRIIELSSQLDLVSQKTAVMQSRSSQVTALNNEGILAVDELSKSTSSNEENTQEIYKVVSELSEKSQSIRNIIQLIRGISEQTNLLSLNAAIEAARAGEAGRGFAVVAEEIRKLADESSNSTKKIEDIINDISNDVNRTVNTVEKIKSTVEIQSNSTNKTKDTFEKISEAISEIASSIYDVNESLEISIANKNSVVQVMENISAITEETAASTEEVLASTQQYSTTNHELANLSLSLNEIVNSMNKKIEQFDI; via the coding sequence ATGAAAGAAAACAAAAATATAGTTAGTATAGGAATTAGATTAATGATACCTATTTTGCTTATCATCACATTGAGCATAGGAAGCATATCGATTTATTCTTTTCTACAACAAAAAAATATAATCAATGAACAAATGGAAGTAGTCGCTTCTACTGAAATTCAAGAGATTTCTCTGAGTATAGAGAGCGGAAACAAAAATATAGCCACTCTTAGTGAAGCTCTTAATAAAAATTTTATTATTCAAGCAAAATTAGTAGCGGAGACTATAGCTAAAAATCCTAATGCATTAGAGACTCAAGCTATGATTGACTTAGCTAAACGTGTAGGTGTTGAAGAAATCCATGTTACAGACGAAAATGGTGTTTTAAGATGGGGAAATATACCTGATTTTTTTGGATTTGATTTTTCGACAAGTGAGCAAACTAAACCGTTTTATGACGGAGTAGGCAATCCAGATTTTGAGCTTGCTCAAGAAGCTTCTCAAAGAGGAACTGATGGAAAATATTTTCAATATATAGGAGTATCTAGAATTGATTCGCCAGGGGTAGTTCAAATAGGAGTCCTGCCAAGCGAGTTAGAAAATTTAATTAAGAATAGTGATATTAATACTATTATCGCTGAATCATCAATAGGCTTTGGTGGCAACGCATTTTTAGTTGATAAGGAAGGCGCCATATCATCTCACAACGATTCAAGCTTAGTGGGAACGAATCTAAATGAAACTGATTGGGGAAAAGTAATATTAGAAAATAAAACTGGAAACGCTAATTATTTGAGAGATTCAGATAAAAAATATGCCAATTTTATTCAGCTCGAAGATTCTATATTGGTGGTAGAGCTTTCTAGAAGTGAATTTGAAGCTCCTCTTGATAAGCTAAAGCTAACTATTTCAATAGCTTCAATAGTAGCAATTTTATTATCAGGTTTTGTTATATTTTTATTTTCAAGAAGGTTAGTAATTAATCCACTAGTTGAGATTATGAAGCTTATGGAAAAAGCTGAATCAGGGGATTTAACCGTACGTTCTTCTATAACTCAAAATACTGAACTAGGAAAATTATCGCTTAGCTTTAACGAAATGATGAATAAATTTGGTTTATTGGTCGGTGAGCTTAAAAATGTATCTCAAGAGGTATCCTTATCATCCATAAAATTAATAGAATCATCTGATCAATCAGCAGTAATTGGTGAACAGCTTTCAGATGCAATAAACGAGGTTGCCCAAGGAGCTAATGACCAAGCAAAAGACGCAGAAAATGGATTGCAAAGAATTATTGAACTATCAAGCCAGCTTGACTTAGTTTCTCAAAAAACAGCAGTAATGCAAAGCCGCTCAAGTCAAGTTACCGCTTTAAATAATGAAGGTATTTTGGCAGTTGACGAACTTTCTAAATCAACATCCAGTAATGAAGAAAATACTCAAGAGATTTATAAAGTTGTATCTGAATTAAGTGAGAAATCCCAAAGTATTAGAAATATAATTCAGTTAATACGAGGTATTTCAGAGCAAACTAACCTGCTTTCTTTAAACGCAGCAATAGAAGCTGCAAGAGCTGGAGAAGCTGGAAGAGGCTTTGCCGTTGTCGCTGAGGAAATAAGAAAACTTGCTGATGAATCTAGCAATTCAACTAAAAAAATAGAAGATATAATCAATGACATATCTAATGACGTAAATAGAACTGTTAATACTGTGGAAAAAATTAAATCTACAGTAGAAATTCAAAGCAATAGCACAAACAAAACAAAGGACACCTTTGAAAAGATTTCTGAAGCAATATCTGAAATTGCAAGTAGCATTTACGATGTAAATGAATCCTTAGAAATATCTATAGCTAATAAAAATTCTGTAGTTCAAGTCATGGAAAATATATCAGCAATAACAGAAGAAACAGCTGCATCAACTGAGGAAGTTCTTGCTTCGACTCAGCAATACAGCACTACTAACCACGAACTTGCCAATTTATCACTTTCACTTAATGAAATAGTAAATTCTATGAATAAAAAAATCGAGCAATTTGATATCTAA
- a CDS encoding methyl-accepting chemotaxis protein — translation MDIKLNDFKKLKGKFRNFKMHNTRFTLNRQMRDFLKDKFKMNLDMRIIDNLSIQNKLLVLVLVTSLIPLMLLSSIVLVNTSSTMKEEIYKENELYTSMTKNRINDYFDNRQSDAKLVAQSKPIREGLQVINSFEADKTKIDAINKDFENILKIAIDEYNYTDVFITNKYKEVVFSINYDKLDISPLAVEGSYVQKALDGNQNWSSVFRNSFIDDNIMVLSTPIFGYQDEASPIGVLNIVLNQEEINRIVQSEIEKIGETAQIYIVDDKGMLLTDTLKNKSEEIKALNYEVKSKAVDSLIKTLNRGEYDYSETKAYKNFQGKKVIGTVSTVNIGDSYSGIITEIEENEGFYKLYELRNNLILVALIIILICFIIATFLSKTISQPIKQITKWSDEIAEFKLEHDELKQEKLRKDEVGELHTAMGKIVNNFKQIINQVNTSSKSIAEISSTLDQNSLTCELMANEVDKAIENIAVGSEKQAENSIECLTETEVLSEILETQESHIKQMYLETNQVANVTNSGLKVIDELEQINEASKEANKNVYHKINEATESSVKIGKASQMIIDIASKTNLLAINASIEAARAGEAGRGFAVVAEEIRMLSEQSKDSVNTINAIVNEVKDKNSQAAKTIDTLVEIFEKQKTRVIDTKSTYHQIIDSISKVNSQANMLKSSTELIKEAKKAVETNIELLSCISQENSASTQKISGSVKNHAQAITKIVETSNILNSLSNELNQAVEVFEL, via the coding sequence ATGGATATTAAATTGAACGACTTTAAGAAGTTAAAAGGTAAATTTAGAAATTTTAAAATGCATAATACAAGGTTCACTTTAAATAGGCAGATGAGAGATTTTTTGAAAGATAAGTTTAAAATGAATCTAGACATGAGAATAATAGACAATCTTAGCATTCAAAACAAACTTTTAGTTCTTGTCTTAGTAACAAGTTTAATTCCTCTTATGCTTTTGAGCAGTATAGTGCTTGTAAATACGAGTAGCACAATGAAAGAAGAGATATACAAGGAAAATGAGCTGTACACTTCTATGACAAAAAATCGAATAAATGACTATTTTGATAATAGGCAGTCGGATGCAAAACTGGTTGCTCAGTCTAAGCCTATTAGAGAAGGGCTACAAGTAATTAATTCATTTGAGGCAGATAAAACTAAAATTGATGCGATAAATAAGGATTTTGAAAATATTTTAAAAATCGCAATAGATGAGTATAACTATACGGATGTTTTCATAACTAACAAATACAAGGAAGTAGTATTTTCAATTAATTATGACAAGCTAGACATTTCTCCTCTTGCTGTAGAAGGAAGCTATGTTCAAAAAGCTCTTGATGGAAATCAAAACTGGTCAAGTGTGTTTAGAAACAGCTTTATAGATGACAACATTATGGTTTTATCTACACCTATATTTGGATATCAAGATGAAGCTAGCCCTATAGGAGTACTTAATATAGTGCTTAATCAAGAAGAAATAAATAGAATTGTTCAATCTGAGATAGAAAAGATAGGAGAAACAGCGCAGATATATATTGTAGATGACAAGGGAATGCTTTTAACGGATACACTTAAGAATAAATCAGAGGAAATTAAAGCTCTAAATTATGAAGTGAAATCTAAAGCAGTAGATAGCTTGATAAAAACTTTAAATAGGGGAGAATATGATTATTCTGAAACAAAAGCCTATAAAAATTTTCAAGGGAAGAAGGTTATTGGAACTGTATCGACAGTAAATATAGGGGATTCCTATAGCGGAATTATAACTGAAATTGAGGAAAATGAAGGATTTTATAAGCTGTATGAACTAAGAAACAATTTGATTTTAGTAGCTTTAATCATAATATTAATCTGCTTTATTATAGCAACTTTTTTATCCAAAACTATAAGTCAGCCGATTAAGCAGATAACTAAATGGAGTGATGAAATAGCAGAATTTAAACTCGAGCATGATGAATTAAAGCAAGAGAAACTTCGAAAAGATGAGGTGGGAGAATTACATACAGCTATGGGAAAGATAGTCAATAATTTTAAGCAAATAATAAATCAGGTGAATACTTCTTCAAAGTCAATAGCAGAAATCTCCAGTACCTTAGATCAAAACTCCCTAACTTGTGAGCTTATGGCAAACGAAGTGGATAAAGCTATAGAAAACATAGCAGTGGGCTCTGAAAAGCAAGCTGAAAACTCTATAGAATGCTTAACTGAAACTGAAGTATTAAGTGAAATATTAGAAACTCAGGAAAGTCATATAAAGCAAATGTATTTAGAAACTAATCAAGTGGCTAATGTTACGAATAGTGGACTTAAAGTAATTGACGAACTAGAGCAAATAAATGAAGCTTCTAAAGAAGCAAATAAAAATGTTTATCACAAAATAAATGAAGCAACAGAAAGCTCAGTAAAAATTGGAAAGGCAAGTCAAATGATTATTGATATAGCAAGTAAAACGAACCTACTAGCAATAAATGCATCAATTGAAGCGGCTAGAGCTGGAGAAGCTGGAAGAGGCTTTGCAGTAGTAGCAGAGGAAATAAGAATGCTATCTGAGCAGTCTAAGGATTCTGTAAATACTATAAATGCTATTGTAAATGAAGTTAAGGATAAGAATTCTCAAGCTGCGAAAACTATTGATACTCTTGTTGAAATATTTGAAAAGCAGAAAACAAGAGTTATAGATACTAAGTCCACATATCATCAAATTATAGATTCAATTTCAAAGGTAAATAGTCAAGCCAATATGCTGAAATCCAGTACTGAGCTTATAAAGGAAGCAAAGAAGGCTGTTGAAACTAATATAGAGCTTCTTTCATGTATCAGTCAGGAAAACTCAGCTTCTACCCAGAAAATTTCTGGCTCTGTTAAAAATCATGCTCAGGCAATAACAAAGATAGTTGAGACCTCTAATATATTAAATTCACTTTCGAATGAGCTAAATCAAGCTGTTGAGGTTTTTGAACTATAA